Proteins encoded together in one Bacteroidales bacterium window:
- a CDS encoding ATP-dependent 6-phosphofructokinase, with protein sequence MNINFNVPVLGKCCVKSPIQLGYEHGDGIYNYVRNDERILYEKSFNCFLEYQKNGTIPLSFEKAGPREMIYFEPAKTKAAIVTCGGLCPGQNNVIRSIVMELFYRYNVTKIIGFQYGYEGLIPKYNHPYMELNPEVVDDIQLQGGSILGSSRGNQDVGEMVNTLERNNINILFCIGGDGTLRGAHEIQEEIKKRNLKISVAGIPKTIDNDINFIEKSFGFETAFSKAHEIISNAHNEAKGFYNGIVIIKLMGRDSGFIAAHATLSMQEVNFVLVPEMGEFELDGEKGFLNILKKRIENKHHALIVVAEGAGQHFFNNETLQKDASGNVKLNDIGIFLKDRIFEYFKNIEMPVSLKYIDPSYIIRSAPAVADDSKFCGQLAQNAVHGAMAGKTGFVAGIWSNQFTYLPIETTIGKRKKINLESELWWNVMEATGQPTSFKN encoded by the coding sequence ATGAATATAAATTTTAATGTTCCTGTACTTGGCAAATGCTGCGTAAAATCACCTATTCAACTGGGGTATGAACATGGTGACGGAATTTATAATTATGTACGAAATGATGAAAGGATCCTATATGAAAAATCCTTTAATTGTTTCCTGGAATACCAGAAGAACGGAACCATTCCTTTATCATTCGAAAAAGCAGGTCCACGTGAAATGATCTATTTTGAACCTGCCAAAACCAAAGCAGCTATTGTAACATGTGGCGGTTTATGTCCCGGGCAGAATAATGTAATCCGCAGCATTGTAATGGAATTATTTTACCGTTATAACGTTACCAAAATTATCGGGTTTCAATATGGCTATGAAGGATTAATACCCAAATACAATCATCCATACATGGAATTAAATCCTGAAGTTGTTGACGACATACAATTGCAGGGCGGCTCTATTCTTGGTTCTTCACGAGGCAACCAGGATGTGGGCGAAATGGTGAATACCCTTGAACGGAATAATATAAATATTCTTTTTTGTATCGGTGGTGATGGTACTTTACGCGGCGCTCATGAAATTCAGGAAGAAATAAAAAAACGTAATCTTAAAATATCTGTTGCGGGAATTCCAAAAACCATAGACAATGATATAAATTTTATTGAAAAATCTTTTGGTTTTGAAACAGCCTTTTCCAAAGCACATGAAATTATTAGCAATGCACATAATGAAGCTAAAGGATTTTATAATGGCATTGTGATTATAAAACTAATGGGGCGCGATTCCGGCTTTATTGCTGCTCACGCCACTTTATCCATGCAGGAAGTTAATTTTGTTCTTGTTCCTGAAATGGGCGAATTTGAACTCGACGGAGAAAAAGGATTTTTAAACATTCTAAAAAAAAGAATAGAAAACAAACATCATGCTTTAATAGTAGTGGCTGAAGGTGCAGGACAACATTTCTTCAATAATGAAACCCTGCAGAAAGATGCTTCTGGAAATGTAAAACTCAATGATATTGGTATTTTTCTTAAAGATAGAATTTTTGAATATTTTAAAAATATTGAAATGCCCGTTTCATTGAAATATATCGACCCCAGTTATATCATCCGCAGTGCACCAGCCGTTGCCGACGACAGCAAATTTTGCGGACAGCTGGCACAAAATGCAGTACATGGCGCTATGGCAGGAAAAACAGGCTTTGTAGCAGGTATCTGGTCTAACCAGTTTACTTATCTTCCAATTGAAACTACAATAGGTAAAAGGAAAAAAATTAATTTGGAAAGTGAACTTTGGTGGAATGTTATGGAAGCTACCGGACAACCTACTAGTTTTAAAAACTAA
- a CDS encoding THUMP domain-containing protein produces the protein METNSQSYIAKTISGLENVLAAELNALGASEVKVINRAVSFSGDTKLMYTANLWLRTALRILEPVSTFRVNSNDDLYNCISDYPWESIINVEQTLAVDAFISNSVFNNSQFVAQKVKDAVVDRFRKKFGKRPSVSIENPDLRINVHITQNNCNVSLDTSGESLHKRGYRKISGQAPLSEVLAAGLILLSGWDKKTTLVDPMCGSGTILTEAALIAENKAPGIFRNNFGFMNWKNFNTDLWKEIFTDAKRQSSKSNVKLFGYDISQRALEGAAQNAVGTGLQENIKLERTPFEKLVPPVRPGTLLFNPPYGERIQKDDIVAFYKTIGDIMKQRFSGFEAWLISSDMDALKHIGLKPSAKYKVFNGPLECRFVKFNLYEGSKKRKENSEI, from the coding sequence TTGGAAACAAACTCACAATCATATATTGCCAAAACAATTTCCGGGCTGGAAAATGTTCTCGCTGCTGAACTTAATGCACTTGGCGCTTCAGAGGTAAAAGTTATTAATCGTGCTGTATCTTTTTCGGGTGATACAAAATTAATGTACACTGCTAACCTTTGGTTACGAACAGCATTGCGAATTCTTGAACCCGTAAGCACTTTCCGCGTAAATTCAAACGACGATTTATATAATTGCATTTCCGACTATCCTTGGGAAAGCATCATCAATGTTGAGCAAACACTGGCTGTTGATGCTTTCATAAGCAACAGTGTTTTTAATAATTCGCAGTTTGTTGCACAGAAAGTTAAAGATGCAGTGGTTGACCGTTTCCGGAAAAAATTCGGTAAACGTCCTTCTGTAAGCATTGAAAATCCTGATTTGCGGATAAATGTTCATATTACACAAAATAATTGTAATGTTTCGTTGGATACATCCGGCGAGTCGTTGCATAAACGCGGTTACCGAAAAATTTCGGGACAGGCTCCTTTAAGTGAAGTCCTTGCAGCCGGGCTAATACTGCTTTCGGGATGGGATAAAAAAACAACACTTGTCGACCCGATGTGCGGTTCGGGAACCATACTTACAGAAGCTGCGCTAATAGCCGAAAACAAAGCTCCCGGAATTTTCAGAAATAATTTCGGTTTCATGAACTGGAAAAATTTCAACACCGATTTATGGAAAGAAATTTTCACTGATGCTAAAAGACAATCATCAAAAAGCAATGTGAAATTATTTGGTTATGATATTTCACAAAGAGCTCTTGAAGGAGCTGCGCAAAATGCTGTCGGTACAGGTTTACAGGAAAATATAAAATTAGAAAGAACACCTTTTGAAAAACTTGTACCTCCTGTAAGGCCCGGAACACTTTTGTTTAATCCGCCTTACGGTGAACGTATACAGAAAGATGATATAGTTGCTTTTTATAAAACTATTGGTGATATAATGAAACAACGTTTTTCAGGTTTTGAAGCATGGCTTATCAGCTCCGATATGGATGCACTGAAACATATAGGATTGAAACCTTCTGCAAAATATAAAGTTTTCAACGGACCGCTTGAATGTCGTTTTGTAAAATTCAATCTTTACGAAGGAAGTAAAAAAAGAAAAGAGAATTCAGAAATATGA
- a CDS encoding thioesterase family protein — MEFNIPVGNKNKLEMTVQEKDTAARYGSGLIEVFATPAMVGFMEGTAQTGVQPFLPEGYITLGIEINVKHLKATPVGMKVFCESQLTAVDGKKLMFEIKAWDEKGEIGTATHTRYIVEAKKFMEKLNS; from the coding sequence ATGGAATTCAATATACCTGTAGGAAATAAAAATAAACTTGAAATGACAGTGCAGGAAAAAGATACTGCTGCACGTTATGGTTCCGGACTGATAGAAGTCTTTGCAACACCTGCAATGGTGGGCTTTATGGAAGGTACCGCACAAACAGGTGTTCAGCCTTTTCTTCCCGAAGGCTATATAACACTAGGTATTGAAATAAATGTAAAACATTTAAAAGCTACACCTGTTGGTATGAAAGTTTTTTGCGAAAGCCAGCTCACCGCTGTTGACGGCAAAAAGCTGATGTTTGAAATTAAAGCATGGGACGAAAAAGGCGAAATAGGCACTGCCACTCATACCCGATACATTGTTGAAGCGAAAAAATTTATGGAGAAATTAAATAGCTGA